A single region of the Salvia miltiorrhiza cultivar Shanhuang (shh) chromosome 8, IMPLAD_Smil_shh, whole genome shotgun sequence genome encodes:
- the LOC130999008 gene encoding protein ENHANCED DISEASE RESISTANCE 2-like — MAREDSLSCKYGYTLPKDPTCNLLCSWTATDPSTYLIRGKTYLDDRKKIKAKGTLMEMVGADWLRSDKREDDLGGRPGGIVQKYAAKGGPEFFFIVNIQVDLLLESGEYFLSDQTNQTKKWQEKQEKQAAKVTETKRKREEAFL; from the exons ATGGCAAGGGAAGACAGTCTATCGTGCAAATATGGATACACTCTTCCGAAGGATCCAACCTGTAATTTGCTATGTAGTTGGACAGCAACAGATCCATCAACATATCTTATTCGTGGAAAGACTTATTTGGATGACAGAAAAAAG ATTAAAGCAAAAGGCACATTGATGGAAATGGTTGGTGCTGACTGGTTGAGATCTGACAAGAGAGAAGATGATCTTGGTGGCCGTCCCGGGGGCATAGTTCAG AAATATGCTGCTAAGGGGGGTCCCGAGTTCTTTTTTATTGTGAACATACAG GTTGATTTGCTACTGGAAAGTGGAGAATATTTCTTAAGTGATCAGACGAATCAAACAAAGAAGTGGCAGGAGAAGCAAGAGAAACAAGCAGCTAAAGTGACTGAAACCAAAAGGAAACGAGAAGAGGCATTTTTATGA
- the LOC130999009 gene encoding uncharacterized protein LOC130999009, whose amino-acid sequence MSCLLIKNKREFPISRSHSSAETPKHISLSPYAESSSSLSICFRRGIRRRSRRPSLSSESCPSSSSNPLEKAKMKSPNFSPSSESCPSSSSAQIVAALLQLPAASPPYAALKLRQSRRRAPECLSLSIPVHNRARLLANGARPSLFPRGSPLRIVPARPAVAVSEIGDASAVPCSTSHILTHAHPTEARVVPSPPITNRRDAASSPTVSAAIRYCFRLSHRQRWLCLSCSHSPTSKPPMLIT is encoded by the exons ATGTCGtgtcttttaattaaaaataagagagAATTCCCCATCTCTCGTTCTCACTCCTCGGCTGAAACCCCCaaacacatctctctctctccttacGCTGAGAGCTCCTCATCTCTCTCGATATGTTTCCGGCGAGGAATCCGGCGCCGCAGCCGTCGACCATCTCTTTCATCTGAATCGTGCCCTAGCTCTTCCTCAAATCCTCTGGAAAAGGCGAAGATGAAAAGCCCCAATTTTTCTCCTTCATCTGAATCGTGCCCTAGCTCTTCCTCTGCCCAAATCGTCGCCGCCCTGCTACAACttccggcggcatcgccgcccTACGCGGCTCTGAAACTCCGGCAAAGTCGACGCCGTGCACCGGAGtgtctttctctctcaattCCCGTTCACAACAGAGCTCGTCTGCTGGCGAATGGAGCTCGCCCTTCTCTCTTTCCCCGTGGATCTCCGCTGCGAATAGTTCCGGCGAGGCCGGCTGTCGCCGTCTCTGAAATTGGCGACGCCAGCGCCGTCCCCTGCTCCACATCTCACATCCTCACTCACGCGCACCCGACGGAGGCAAGGGTCGTGCCCAGTCCTCCCATCACAAACCGCCGCGACGCCGCCTCTTCTCCTACCGTTTCGGCAGCCATTCGCTATTGTTTCCGATTGTCTCATCGACAAAG GTGGTTATGCCTCAGCTGCAGCCACTCACCGACCAGCAAACCGCCGATGTTGATAACTTGA